A single window of Streptomyces sp. NBC_00464 DNA harbors:
- a CDS encoding aldehyde dehydrogenase, translated as MSELVEHGKLFIGGELVDPLGRDVIEVISPHTEQVIGRVPHAAEGDVDRAVAAARQAFDHGPWPRMTLDERIAVVTRIKDAFAVRYEEIARVISSENGTPYTSSVMVQALAAMMVWDAAITVARTFPYEERRDGALGPLLVRREPVGVVAAVVPWNVPQFTAAAKLAPALLAGCSAVLKVSPESPLDAYILAEIVAEAGLPEGVLSILPADREVSEYLVGHPGVDKVSFTGSVAAGRRVMEVASRNLTRVTLELGGKSAAVILPDADLDAAVAGIVPFAWMINGQACVAQTRILVPRSRYEETAEAFAAAAGALKVGDPLDPATELGPLVAQRQQQRSLDYIRIGQEEGAKVLTGGGRPASQERGWYVEPTLFGDVDNSMRIAREEIFGPVICLLPYGDEDEAVKIANDSEYGLSGSVWTADTERGIDIARRVRTGTYSVNTFSLDMLGPFGGYKNSGLGREFGPEGYGEYFEHKMIHLPAGYGGEA; from the coding sequence ATGAGCGAGCTTGTCGAACACGGAAAACTGTTCATCGGCGGGGAGTTGGTCGATCCGCTCGGGCGGGATGTCATCGAAGTCATCTCACCGCACACCGAGCAGGTCATCGGCCGCGTGCCGCACGCCGCCGAGGGGGACGTGGACCGGGCCGTCGCCGCCGCCCGGCAGGCGTTCGACCACGGGCCCTGGCCGCGGATGACGCTGGACGAGCGCATCGCCGTCGTCACACGGATCAAGGACGCCTTCGCCGTACGGTACGAGGAGATCGCCCGGGTCATCAGCTCGGAGAACGGCACCCCCTACACCTCCAGCGTCATGGTGCAGGCCCTCGCCGCGATGATGGTGTGGGACGCGGCGATCACCGTCGCCCGCACCTTCCCGTACGAGGAGCGCCGGGACGGGGCACTCGGCCCGCTGCTCGTGCGGCGGGAGCCGGTCGGGGTCGTCGCGGCCGTCGTGCCGTGGAACGTGCCCCAGTTCACCGCCGCAGCCAAGCTCGCGCCCGCGCTGCTCGCCGGATGCTCGGCCGTCCTCAAGGTCTCGCCCGAGTCGCCGCTGGACGCCTACATCCTGGCGGAGATCGTCGCCGAGGCCGGGCTGCCCGAGGGCGTGCTGTCGATCCTGCCCGCCGACCGCGAGGTGAGCGAGTACCTCGTGGGGCACCCGGGCGTCGACAAGGTCTCGTTCACCGGGTCCGTCGCCGCCGGCCGGCGCGTCATGGAGGTCGCCTCGCGCAACCTCACCCGCGTCACCCTGGAACTCGGCGGGAAGTCCGCCGCGGTGATCCTTCCCGACGCCGACCTGGACGCCGCCGTCGCCGGCATCGTGCCCTTCGCCTGGATGATCAACGGGCAGGCCTGTGTGGCCCAGACCCGCATTCTCGTACCGCGTTCCCGGTACGAGGAGACCGCGGAGGCCTTCGCGGCCGCCGCCGGTGCGCTGAAGGTCGGCGACCCGCTCGACCCCGCCACCGAACTCGGACCGCTCGTCGCGCAGCGCCAGCAGCAGCGCTCCCTCGACTACATCCGGATCGGTCAGGAGGAGGGCGCGAAGGTCCTGACCGGGGGCGGGCGCCCGGCATCCCAGGAGCGCGGCTGGTACGTCGAGCCGACGCTCTTCGGTGACGTCGACAACTCCATGCGCATCGCCCGCGAGGAGATCTTCGGCCCGGTCATCTGCCTGCTGCCGTACGGCGACGAGGACGAGGCCGTGAAGATCGCCAACGACTCCGAGTACGGCCTCAGCGGCAGCGTCTGGACCGCCGACACCGAGCGCGGCATCGACATCGCCCGCCGGGTCAGGACCGGTACGTACAGCGTGAACACCTTCAGTCTCGACATGCTCGGCCCGTTCGGCGGCTACAAGAACTCCGGTCTGGGACGGGAGTTCGGGCCCGAGGGGTACGGCGAGTACTTCGAGCACAAGATGATCCACCTGCCCGCCGGGTACGGGGGCGAGGCCTGA
- a CDS encoding ferredoxin codes for MGDRWSIEVDRGVCIGSGMCVNHAPGGFRLDTARQSHPVDPETDANEQILAAAEGCPVEAITVVLADSGEVVFPPEE; via the coding sequence ATGGGGGACCGCTGGAGCATCGAGGTCGACCGGGGCGTCTGCATCGGGTCGGGGATGTGCGTGAACCACGCACCGGGCGGATTCCGGCTGGACACCGCCCGGCAGTCCCACCCCGTCGACCCGGAGACCGACGCCAACGAACAGATCCTCGCTGCCGCCGAGGGATGCCCGGTCGAGGCCATCACGGTCGTGCTGGCGGACTCGGGAGAGGTGGTGTTCCCGCCGGAGGAGTGA
- a CDS encoding transporter substrate-binding domain-containing protein: MKIASAFVTADLAPTGVLRASVNLGNPVLAQGTPADPSGVTVDLAREIGTRLGVPVELLCFDAARRSYEAMAAGLADICFLAIEPAREAEVAFTSPYVVIEGVYAVPVDSDLTSAAEVDRAGVRIGVKQGSAYDLFLTRTLRRATVVRGAEGVDVFREQGLEVAAGIRQPLTEYVAGHPGEVRLIEDRFMEIRQAVGTTRSRTPETARFLWELIEELKADGFVADALRRSGRPGTPVAPPA; encoded by the coding sequence ATGAAGATCGCATCCGCCTTCGTCACCGCGGACCTGGCACCGACGGGTGTACTGAGGGCCTCGGTCAACCTCGGGAACCCGGTCCTGGCCCAGGGCACACCCGCCGATCCGAGCGGCGTCACGGTCGATCTCGCGCGGGAGATCGGCACACGCCTGGGGGTGCCGGTGGAACTGCTCTGCTTCGACGCGGCGCGCAGGTCGTACGAGGCGATGGCCGCCGGCCTGGCCGACATCTGCTTCCTCGCGATCGAGCCGGCGCGCGAGGCCGAAGTCGCCTTCACCTCCCCCTATGTGGTGATCGAGGGCGTGTACGCCGTGCCCGTCGACTCGGACCTCACCTCCGCAGCCGAGGTCGACCGGGCGGGCGTCAGAATCGGCGTGAAGCAGGGCTCCGCGTACGACCTGTTCCTGACCCGTACCCTCCGGCGCGCGACCGTGGTGCGCGGCGCGGAGGGCGTGGACGTCTTCCGTGAGCAGGGCCTGGAGGTGGCGGCCGGCATCCGGCAGCCGCTGACCGAGTACGTCGCGGGGCACCCGGGCGAAGTACGCCTGATCGAGGACCGGTTCATGGAGATCCGGCAGGCGGTGGGGACAACTCGGAGCCGGACCCCCGAGACGGCGCGGTTCCTGTGGGAACTGATCGAGGAGTTGAAGGCGGACGGATTCGTGGCCGACGCGCTGCGCCGCTCGGGCCGCCCCGGCACACCGGTCGCCCCGCCCGCCTGA